One region of Streptomyces sp. NBC_00442 genomic DNA includes:
- a CDS encoding serine/threonine-protein kinase, whose translation MENTHSTSGSGAGLLLAGRYRLGDAIGRGGMGKVWRAHDEVLHRTVAVKELTAALYVAEADRAVLHARTQKEARAAARITHPGVVTVHDVLDHDNRPWIVMQYVDGPSLADAVKEADGHRIEAREAARIGLHVLGALRAAHTAGVLHRDVKPGNVLLARDGRVLLTDFGIAAIEGDVTITRTGELVGSIDYLAPERVQGAHPGPASDLWSLGATLYAAVQGESPFRRDSPISTMQAVVEEEPPAPDRAGALGPVIIALLRKSPEERPSVEQAERMFLDAMEGRASLAAQAHVPTGPLSAAELRSAAGAQTGPTVANAASRPQPAPEAPQPPRVPTQGHGQGQAPAQAPAPRRRRWRTVALVVALAAVVGVGTGFAYLKYQEGRGGSGTGAGPGATGSAAPSSPEAGRQPSGGDQSVPAGWQRVTDRAGFTLLVPKGWKRQMDGTEIDYTPDNGKHRIRISIDKVPDFENPYMHMLNMEKSLKDRLPLYKRVTLHSNNYRDQVKSSLWEFTYTEKQDFPGKRHAIDQMYYGDGGKPEYALYMSGPEEDWATIRQQFDTVLQSWQPSASGG comes from the coding sequence GTGGAAAACACTCACAGCACGAGCGGCTCCGGAGCGGGGCTGTTGCTGGCCGGGCGCTATCGGCTCGGAGACGCGATAGGCCGCGGCGGCATGGGCAAGGTCTGGCGCGCCCACGACGAGGTCCTGCACCGTACCGTGGCCGTCAAGGAATTGACCGCCGCCCTGTACGTCGCCGAGGCCGACCGGGCGGTACTGCACGCCCGCACCCAGAAGGAGGCGCGGGCCGCCGCCCGCATCACCCACCCCGGCGTGGTCACCGTCCACGACGTCCTCGACCACGACAACCGGCCCTGGATCGTCATGCAGTACGTCGACGGGCCCTCGCTCGCCGACGCCGTCAAGGAGGCCGACGGCCACCGCATCGAGGCGCGCGAAGCCGCCCGCATCGGGCTGCACGTCCTCGGCGCGCTGCGTGCCGCGCACACGGCCGGTGTCCTGCACCGGGACGTGAAGCCGGGCAACGTGCTGCTCGCCCGGGACGGCCGGGTACTGCTCACCGATTTCGGGATCGCCGCCATCGAGGGCGACGTCACCATTACCAGGACCGGTGAACTCGTCGGCTCCATCGACTATCTGGCGCCCGAACGGGTCCAGGGAGCCCACCCGGGGCCCGCCTCCGACCTGTGGTCGCTCGGCGCCACCCTGTACGCCGCGGTGCAGGGCGAGTCGCCGTTCCGGAGGGACTCGCCGATCTCCACCATGCAGGCCGTGGTGGAGGAGGAGCCTCCGGCGCCGGACCGGGCCGGAGCGCTGGGGCCCGTCATCATCGCGCTGCTGCGCAAGTCGCCGGAGGAACGGCCCTCGGTGGAGCAGGCCGAGCGGATGTTCCTCGACGCGATGGAGGGCCGCGCGTCCCTGGCCGCCCAGGCCCATGTGCCGACGGGGCCGCTCTCCGCGGCGGAGCTGCGCTCGGCCGCGGGCGCGCAGACCGGGCCCACCGTGGCGAACGCCGCATCGCGCCCGCAGCCGGCCCCCGAAGCGCCCCAGCCGCCTCGGGTGCCGACGCAGGGGCACGGGCAGGGGCAGGCTCCGGCTCAGGCACCGGCGCCCCGCAGGCGGCGCTGGCGCACCGTGGCGCTGGTGGTCGCGCTGGCCGCCGTGGTCGGCGTGGGCACCGGGTTCGCCTACCTGAAGTACCAGGAGGGCAGGGGCGGTTCTGGCACGGGAGCGGGGCCGGGTGCGACCGGGTCCGCCGCGCCCTCGTCCCCGGAGGCCGGCCGACAGCCCAGCGGGGGCGACCAGTCGGTGCCCGCCGGCTGGCAGCGGGTCACGGACAGGGCCGGCTTCACCCTGCTCGTGCCCAAGGGCTGGAAGCGCCAGATGGACGGCACCGAGATCGACTACACCCCGGACAACGGCAAGCACCGCATCCGCATCAGCATCGACAAGGTTCCGGACTTCGAGAACCCGTACATGCACATGCTCAACATGGAGAAGTCGCTCAAGGACCGGCTGCCCCTGTACAAGCGGGTCACCCTGCACAGCAACAACTACCGCGACCAGGTGAAGTCCTCCCTCTGGGAGTTCACCTACACGGAGAAGCAGGACTTCCCCGGCAAGCGGCACGCCATCGACCAGATGTATTACGGCGACGGCGGCAAGCCCGAGTACGCCCTTTACATGTCGGGCCCCGAAGAGGACTGGGCGACCATCCGCCAGCAGTTCGACACGGTGCTCCAGAGCTGGCAGCCCTCGGCCTCGGGCGGCTGA